In the genome of Candoia aspera isolate rCanAsp1 chromosome 1, rCanAsp1.hap2, whole genome shotgun sequence, one region contains:
- the NKX2-1 gene encoding homeobox protein Nkx-2.1, which translates to MSMSPKHTTPFSVSDILSPLEESYKKVAMEGSNLGAPLAAYRQPQVAQPAMQQHPMGHNGTVTAAYHMAAAAGVPQLSHTAMGGYCNGNMGDLPPYQDTMRNSASATGWYGANPDPRFSTISRFMGPSSGMNMGGMGGLSSLSDVSKSMAPLQSAPRRKRRVLFSQAQVYELERRFKQQKYLSAPEREHLASMIHLTPTQVKIWFQNHRYKMKRQAKDKAAQQQMQQQEGASCQQQQQQSPRRVAVPVLVKDGKPCQAGSNAPSTALQGHHQQQQAAATAITVASNGAGLGQHPSHQASSAGQSPDLGQHAGSSPSALQSQVSALSHLNSSTSDYGTAMSCSTLLYGRTW; encoded by the exons ATGTCGATGAGCCCAAAGCATACGACTCCTTTCTCAGTGTCTGACATCTTGAGCCCCTTGGAGGAAAGCTACAAGAAAGTGGCCATGGAGGGGAGTAACTTGGGGGCTCCCCTAGCAGCCTACAGGCAACCGCAGGTGGCGCAGCCGGCCATGCAGCAGCACCCCATGGGCCATAACGGGACGGTGACCGCCGCTTACCACATGGCAGCAGCCGCCGGGGTCCCCCAGCTGTCCCACACCGCCATGGGCGGCTACTGCAATGGCAACATGGGCGACCTCCCGCCCTACCAGGACACCATGAGGAACAGCGCTTCTGCCACCGGATGGTACGGAGCCAACCCGGATCCCCGCTTCTCTACAA TCTCCCGCTTCATGGGCCCTTCGTCTGGCATGAACATGGGCGGCATGGGGGGCCTGAGCTCGCTGAGCGACGTGAGCAAGAGCATGGCTCCGCTGCAGAGCGCGCCTCGGCGGAAGCGCCGCGTCCTCTTCTCGCAGGCCCAGGTGTACGAGCTGGAGAGGCGCTTCAAGCAGCAGAAGTACCTGTCGGCGCCGGAGCGGGAGCACCTGGCCAGCATGATCCACCTGACGCCCACCCAGGTCAAGATCTGGTTCCAGAACCACCGCTACAAGATGAAGCGCCAGGCCAAGGACAAGGCCGCCCAGCAGCAGATGCAGCAGCAGGAGGGCGCCTcttgccagcagcagcagcagcaatcgcCCCGCCGGGTGGCCGTGCCGGTCCTGGTCAAAGACGGCAAGCCATGCCAAGCGGGCTCCAATGCGCCCTCGACGGCGCTGCAAGGCCATCACCAGCAGCAACAGGCGGCTGCCACCGCCATCACCGTGGCCTCCAACGGGGCCGGCCTGGGACAACACCCGAGCCACCAGGCCAGTAGTGCCGGGCAGTCGCCAGACCTGGGCCAGCACGCGGGCAGCAGCCCCTCGGCCCTGCAGAGCCAGGTGTCCGCCTTGTCGCACCTGAACTCCTCCACCTCGGACTACGGGACGGCCATGTCCTGCTCCACCTTGCTTTATGGCAGGACCTGGTGA